A stretch of Rhizobium sp. TH2 DNA encodes these proteins:
- a CDS encoding 6-hydroxynicotinate reductase translates to MVKQIVEAAENGKIRCDACPVMCFIADGRSGACDRYANEGGELIRVDPLTIIEGTVSAGGKIVPFMPDHPEDEWNGDLVNARKPFITAVGAGTTYPDYKPAPFIVSQKQNGVDMVTVVTEGIFSYCGAKVKIDTDRFLGPEAAAVRVDGEPVGHVMTGEYGSQMLSLGGVHHLTGGSKKEGRVTCDALLRLCNSEAVEMVIDGGASIIVQAGKAPIINGAEEHRMRVGCGSATIGMFAKQWKDMVDEVVVVDDHITGVLSEHQAGKLLNIAPTGIKIKGRRSTPGRYFQVAEPGTGWGGTNIDDPLIILGDFDPKTAYPGLRMLMVSTTGEQYGYYILDDQLRPELQTLLPAPVQESVEIIAENCEPALATVLFMGGAGGSLRAGVTTNPVRLTRSVKEALTHVSCGGAPAYVWPGGGITVMADVTEMPSNSFGYVPTPALVAPIEFTMRLADYEALGGHMEAIIPIEQAIELAERKVAPTQGSWPTSERNFKWGA, encoded by the coding sequence GTGAACTGATCCGCGTCGATCCGCTGACCATCATCGAGGGCACGGTTTCGGCGGGCGGCAAGATCGTGCCCTTCATGCCCGATCATCCCGAGGATGAGTGGAACGGCGATCTCGTCAATGCCCGCAAGCCGTTCATCACGGCAGTCGGTGCCGGCACGACCTATCCCGACTACAAGCCGGCACCCTTCATCGTGTCGCAGAAGCAGAACGGCGTCGACATGGTCACGGTCGTGACCGAGGGCATTTTCAGCTATTGCGGCGCCAAGGTGAAGATCGACACCGACCGTTTCCTTGGACCAGAGGCGGCCGCAGTCCGTGTCGATGGTGAGCCGGTCGGCCATGTGATGACAGGCGAGTACGGCTCGCAGATGCTGTCGCTCGGCGGTGTGCATCACCTCACCGGCGGCTCGAAGAAGGAGGGCCGAGTCACCTGCGATGCGCTCTTGCGGCTCTGTAACAGCGAAGCCGTCGAGATGGTGATCGACGGTGGGGCAAGCATCATCGTCCAGGCCGGCAAGGCACCCATCATCAACGGCGCGGAAGAGCATCGCATGCGGGTCGGCTGCGGCTCGGCGACGATCGGCATGTTCGCAAAGCAGTGGAAGGACATGGTTGACGAAGTCGTCGTCGTGGACGACCACATTACAGGCGTACTTTCCGAGCATCAGGCCGGCAAGCTGCTCAACATTGCCCCCACTGGCATCAAGATCAAAGGCAGGCGCTCGACGCCGGGCCGCTATTTCCAGGTTGCCGAACCCGGCACCGGCTGGGGCGGTACCAACATCGACGATCCGTTGATTATCCTTGGCGACTTCGATCCGAAGACTGCCTATCCCGGCTTGCGCATGCTGATGGTTTCCACCACGGGTGAGCAATACGGCTACTATATCCTCGACGATCAGTTGAGGCCGGAACTGCAGACCCTGCTGCCGGCGCCCGTGCAGGAATCGGTCGAGATCATCGCCGAAAACTGCGAGCCGGCGCTGGCAACGGTGCTGTTCATGGGTGGTGCGGGCGGTAGCCTGCGCGCCGGTGTCACCACCAATCCGGTGCGGCTAACCCGTTCGGTGAAGGAAGCTCTGACACATGTATCCTGCGGTGGTGCGCCGGCCTATGTCTGGCCAGGCGGCGGCATCACAGTGATGGCCGATGTCACCGAAATGCCCTCGAATTCCTTCGGTTATGTGCCGACGCCAGCGCTGGTCGCGCCAATCGAGTTCACCATGCGATTAGCGGATTACGAGGCGCTCGGCGGCCATATGGAAGCGATCATTCCGATCGAGCAGGCGATCGAGCTTGCAGAGCGCAAGGTCGCGCCGACGCAAGGATCCTGGCCGACCTCCGAGCGCAATTTCAAATGGGGCGCGTGA